In bacterium, a single window of DNA contains:
- the cfiA gene encoding 2-oxoglutarate carboxylase large subunit encodes MKITVTIEGSDYVVDITPQPHEVVPGQITVNGRTVSIDVQGDQWLSSFPRSLLVDGVPYEAQFDAGDDGFPAQAWINGRPQPVHIDFAGKGNLTKKKGVGLSQEAAGNAVAAPMPGKIVAIKVKEGQSLEPGQLCIVLEAMKMENELAAPRACKVKKVLCEEGANVDLDQVLVTFED; translated from the coding sequence GTGAAAATCACGGTCACCATCGAAGGCAGCGACTATGTGGTGGACATCACCCCGCAACCCCATGAAGTCGTGCCGGGCCAGATCACGGTCAACGGACGGACAGTCAGCATCGATGTCCAGGGCGACCAATGGCTGAGTTCCTTTCCCCGGTCTCTGCTGGTGGATGGGGTGCCGTATGAAGCGCAGTTCGACGCTGGTGATGATGGGTTCCCTGCCCAGGCCTGGATCAACGGACGCCCCCAGCCGGTCCACATCGACTTCGCCGGCAAGGGAAATCTCACCAAAAAGAAGGGCGTTGGGCTCTCGCAGGAGGCCGCCGGGAATGCGGTTGCCGCGCCGATGCCCGGGAAGATCGTGGCGATCAAGGTGAAAGAGGGGCAATCCCTGGAGCCCGGTCAGCTCTGCATCGTGCTGGAAGCGATGAAGATGGAAAACGAGCTAGCCGCCCCCCGGGCCTGTAAGGTGAAGAAGGTCCTGTGCGAAGAAGGCGCGAACGTGGATCTCGATCAGGTCCTGGTGACGTTCGAGGATTAA
- the accC gene encoding Biotin carboxylase, with protein MPAIKPLKRVLVANRGEIAVRIIRACHELGIEAVAVFSEADRDALHVRLADQAYCIGPAPANESYLVIDKILQVARKSQADSVHPGYGFLAESPDFARKAIAAGLTYIGPSPDAIRDMGNKTIAKRTALKAGLPCVPGEDGFIESVEQAGRVAERLGYPVMLKAAMGGGGRGMRLIQNAAGIEAAFRAARSEAKAAFGDESVYLEKYIEEPRHIEFQIFGDTHGNVIHLGERDCTLQRRHQKLLEEAPSPFLDADLRERMGAEAVKIAKAVNYVGAGTVEFLVDTHRNFYFMEMNTRIQVEHPVTEMITGLDLIREMILVAGGAPLSVTQEQVQIQGWSIEVRINAEDPFRNFTPNPGLITDLRFPAGGGVRVDSAAFAGYTIPRQYDSMIAKIIVHGPDRDAAIRKMLQALRELEIKGIRTTEAFHEAILATDDFRYARYDTNYIGKHLDNLLKDYRAQEEVAAIAAALEVFLYTRAKPAPDKVTQRHSTGSKPSNWRLTARHDAARHFG; from the coding sequence ATGCCTGCCATCAAGCCCCTGAAGCGGGTCCTGGTGGCGAATCGCGGAGAAATCGCGGTTCGCATCATCCGGGCCTGTCACGAACTCGGTATCGAAGCGGTCGCGGTCTTCTCCGAGGCCGACCGGGATGCCCTGCATGTCCGCCTGGCTGACCAGGCGTACTGCATCGGCCCGGCCCCGGCAAACGAGAGCTACCTGGTGATCGACAAAATCCTCCAGGTCGCCCGGAAGAGCCAGGCCGACTCGGTCCACCCGGGGTATGGGTTCCTCGCGGAGTCCCCTGACTTCGCCCGTAAGGCGATCGCCGCGGGACTGACCTACATTGGCCCCTCGCCCGATGCCATCCGCGACATGGGGAACAAGACCATCGCCAAGCGGACCGCCCTCAAGGCCGGACTCCCCTGTGTGCCAGGCGAAGATGGCTTCATCGAGTCGGTAGAACAGGCCGGGCGAGTCGCGGAGCGACTCGGGTACCCGGTCATGCTGAAGGCGGCGATGGGCGGCGGCGGACGCGGCATGCGGCTGATCCAGAATGCCGCGGGGATCGAAGCGGCTTTCCGGGCAGCCCGGTCGGAAGCCAAAGCGGCCTTCGGCGATGAGTCGGTCTATCTGGAGAAGTACATCGAGGAGCCTCGACACATCGAGTTCCAGATTTTCGGCGACACCCACGGCAATGTCATTCACCTGGGGGAACGCGACTGCACACTGCAAAGGCGGCATCAGAAGCTCCTTGAAGAAGCGCCATCGCCGTTCCTCGATGCTGACCTGCGGGAACGGATGGGGGCCGAGGCGGTGAAGATCGCCAAAGCGGTGAACTATGTCGGCGCAGGGACCGTGGAGTTCCTGGTCGATACCCACCGCAACTTCTACTTCATGGAGATGAACACCCGGATCCAGGTGGAGCATCCCGTAACCGAGATGATCACCGGCCTGGACCTCATCCGGGAGATGATCCTGGTAGCAGGGGGTGCGCCGCTCTCCGTCACCCAGGAGCAGGTACAGATCCAGGGCTGGTCCATCGAGGTGCGCATCAATGCCGAAGACCCCTTCCGCAACTTCACCCCGAATCCGGGGCTGATCACAGATCTCCGCTTCCCGGCGGGCGGTGGCGTACGGGTCGATTCCGCTGCGTTCGCTGGCTACACGATCCCGCGTCAGTACGACTCCATGATCGCCAAGATCATCGTGCATGGTCCGGACCGTGATGCCGCGATTCGCAAGATGCTGCAGGCCTTACGCGAGCTCGAAATCAAGGGCATCCGGACCACGGAGGCCTTCCATGAAGCCATCCTCGCCACCGATGACTTCCGCTACGCCCGGTACGACACGAACTACATCGGCAAGCACCTCGACAATCTGCTGAAGGACTATCGCGCCCAGGAAGAAGTGGCCGCCATCGCCGCAGCGCTGGAAGTCTTCCTGTACACCCGGGCGAAGCCCGCCCCGGACAAGGTCACACAGCGTCACTCCACCGGCAGCAAGCCCAGCAACTGGCGTCTGACGGCCCGTCACGACGCTGCGCGTCACTTCGGCTAG